The Brevundimonas vesicularis genome includes the window CCGAGGCCGTGCGCACCCTGATGCGCATCGCCCTGGCCCAGACTCTGGTGCTGGAAACGCCCGCTTTCGCCGCCGTCTCGACGGCGGTGAAACTGGCCGAGCGCGATCCCAAGACCCGACCCTACAAGAATCTGGTCAATGCGGTGCTGCGCGGGGTTGGGCGCGAAGGTCCCGGCCTGACGACGGCCGAAAGCAATCTGCCGGACTGGATCGCGGCGCGCTGGAAGGCGACCTATGGCGAGGCCGCCCTAGCGGGTCTGGCCTTGGCCGCGCGCGAAGAACCCGCGACCGATCTCAGCCTGAAGCCGGGCGTGGATCCCGCCGCCGTGGCTGCCGCTGTCGATGGCGAGGTGCTGACCGGCGGTACGGTCCGCACCGGCCGTCGCGGCGATGTGGCCGGATGGCCCGGTTTCGAGGACGGCGACTGGTGGGTCCAGGACGCGGCCGCCGCCATGCCCGGCCGGCTGCTGGATGTGAAGCCCAGCGAGACGGCGCTCGACATGTGCGCCGCGCCTGGAGGCAAGACGCTGCAACTGGCGGCCGCCGGCGCCACGGTCGTCGCGCTCGACCGTTCGGCCCCGCGTCTGAAACGCCTGACGCAGAATCTCGAGCGGACCGGCCTCACGGCTGAAGTGGTCGCCGTTCCGGCCGAGGACTGGGAGGACGCCCGCACCTTCGACGCCGTCCTGCTGGACGCGCCCTGCACCGCGACGGGCACCTTCCGCCGCAATCCCGAAGTCCTGCGCGCCACCAAACCGGCAGAGGTCGCCAAATTGGCGGACGTTCAGCACCGCCTGCTCGATGCCGCCGCCGAGCGCGTGAAGCCGGGCGGCCGTCTGGTCTATTGCACCTGCTCGCTGGAGCGTGAGGAGGGCGAGACCCAGATCATCGCCTTCCTGCGTCGCAACCCCGGGTTCCGCACTGTCGCCGCCGATCCGGCCGCGGTCGGCGCCCCGCCCGAGGCGCTGACGCCCGAAGGCTGGCTGCGCATCCTGCCCTCCATGTGGGCCGAACACGGCGGACTGGACGGCTTCTTCGCGGCAAGGCTGGAACGGGTGTCCTGAGCGGGAGCGCCTTGCTCCCGCCCGCAACCCGCCTTATCCGGAAGGCCATGGCCGTTACTCCTCTGATCTGCCCGTCGATCCTCGCCAGCGATTTCGCGCGGCTGGGTGAAGAAGTCCGCGCGCTTGAGGCGGCGGGCGCCGACTGGATCCACGTCGATGTGATGGACGGGCATTTCGTGCCGAACATCACGCTCGGCCCCGACATCGTGAAGGCGATCCGGCCGCACACGACCTTGCCGTTCGACGTGCACCTGATGGTCGCGCCGGTCGATCCTTGGCTGGAGGCGTTCCGCGAAGCAGGCGCCGATGTCCTGACCGTCCATCCTGAGAGCGGGCCGCATCTGCACCGCACCTTGGGTCGCATTCGTCAGCTGGGCGCCAAGGCGGGCGTGGTGTTCAATCCGGCGACGCCGCTGTCGATCTTGGAAGAGGTGGTCGATCTGGTCGATCTGGTGCTGATCATGTCGGTCAATCCGGGCTTTGGCGGTCAGAAATTTATCGACAGTTCGCTGAAGAAGATCGCGGGCGCGCGAGCCATTCTCGACCGCGCCGGTTCGTCGGCTCACCTTCAGGTGGATGGCGGCGTGACCTCCGCCAACGCCGCCGCCTGCGTCGCCGCCGGCGCCGATGCGCTGGTCGCCGGGTCATTCGTTTTCAAGGGCGACTACGCGGCCAATATCGCCGCTCTGAAAGCCGCGCCGGCCTCCGCATGAGCCCGCTCGGCCCCTTCGCCCCGCGGGGCCAGGAAACGACGCTGGACGTCGCCTCGGGTCAGATTCCCGGCCTGCCTGGCGCGCCGGTGCGCACGCCCGTGCGGTCGGGCGACACGATCGCCGGACCCGGCCTGTGGCCCGCCATCGCCGGACGGTTGGCGACGCGGCAGCTGTGGATCGAGCTTTACGGCCTGCCCGGTTACGGCCTGACGCTGGGGTCGCCGCTGGGCGGAGGCAAGGTGACCGCTTTCGCCGCCACGCCGCGCGATTTCCGCCCGCATGATCCGGCGCCGGGGCGCAATGTCCTGGCCGGACGTTTCATGCTGGCCGGCGCCTCGATGGAGGTCGAGCCGCCGTCCGATCCGTGGAACAGGCCCAGCCCCTCGCGGCCCTTTGCGGTCGAGCTTCACGCCTTCGCCTGGCTGCCGGGGCTGATGGCTCAAGGGGACCGTGGCGCGCGCGAGGCGCTGCGTCTGACCCTGGCCTGGGCCGACGCCTTCGCACGATGGTCGCCCTTCGCCTGGGGGCCGGAAATCCTGGCGCGGCGGGTCGTCAATCTGGCGTGCGGCGCACGGCGGATGGGCGCCGTCGCGACCGAGGCTGAGCGGCTGAGACTGGCTGACAGTCTGGCGCGCCAGACCCGGCAACTGCTGCGTCCGCCCGGCGGTCTGGCCAGCCGGGCCGAGCGGTTGACGGCGGCGGCCATCGGCGGCTGCGTGCTGGCGGGGGCGCCAGGGCAGACCTTGCGTCGCCACGCGCTGTCGCGGCTGGACGGCGCCCTTAAGACCACGGTTCAGGCCGACGGCGGCCACGCTTCGCGCAGTCCCGAGGCGGGGCTTGAGCTGCTGCTCGACCTGCTGACGCTGGACGACGCCCTGTCGCAAGTGTCCGAACCGACGCCCGAGAGCGTCTCGGCCGCCATCACCCGGCT containing:
- a CDS encoding RsmB/NOP family class I SAM-dependent RNA methyltransferase, which encodes MSTEGRGGQSSQARGRRMATKGRPRPASAEADQGPSQDDIGVEARVVAGILLNAALEKRNGLDEALSQPAARALEPVDRAFARAVAMAALRRLGEIDQILDRRLKKSPPEAVRTLMRIALAQTLVLETPAFAAVSTAVKLAERDPKTRPYKNLVNAVLRGVGREGPGLTTAESNLPDWIAARWKATYGEAALAGLALAAREEPATDLSLKPGVDPAAVAAAVDGEVLTGGTVRTGRRGDVAGWPGFEDGDWWVQDAAAAMPGRLLDVKPSETALDMCAAPGGKTLQLAAAGATVVALDRSAPRLKRLTQNLERTGLTAEVVAVPAEDWEDARTFDAVLLDAPCTATGTFRRNPEVLRATKPAEVAKLADVQHRLLDAAAERVKPGGRLVYCTCSLEREEGETQIIAFLRRNPGFRTVAADPAAVGAPPEALTPEGWLRILPSMWAEHGGLDGFFAARLERVS
- the rpe gene encoding ribulose-phosphate 3-epimerase, encoding MAVTPLICPSILASDFARLGEEVRALEAAGADWIHVDVMDGHFVPNITLGPDIVKAIRPHTTLPFDVHLMVAPVDPWLEAFREAGADVLTVHPESGPHLHRTLGRIRQLGAKAGVVFNPATPLSILEEVVDLVDLVLIMSVNPGFGGQKFIDSSLKKIAGARAILDRAGSSAHLQVDGGVTSANAAACVAAGADALVAGSFVFKGDYAANIAALKAAPASA
- a CDS encoding heparinase II/III family protein — translated: MSPLGPFAPRGQETTLDVASGQIPGLPGAPVRTPVRSGDTIAGPGLWPAIAGRLATRQLWIELYGLPGYGLTLGSPLGGGKVTAFAATPRDFRPHDPAPGRNVLAGRFMLAGASMEVEPPSDPWNRPSPSRPFAVELHAFAWLPGLMAQGDRGAREALRLTLAWADAFARWSPFAWGPEILARRVVNLACGARRMGAVATEAERLRLADSLARQTRQLLRPPGGLASRAERLTAAAIGGCVLAGAPGQTLRRHALSRLDGALKTTVQADGGHASRSPEAGLELLLDLLTLDDALSQVSEPTPESVSAAITRLTEGLRLLTLPDGRLASFQGGGPSTFERVAAARAHDDEATARSDDAPAATGAVAGLTRIASPLLTIIADTAPPARDAWGAAACAQPLALEIACGKDRLVTGSGWTPASTDRQALRLTPAHSTLTLGERSLNEPLGGWKGDLLGPRLVGPPIHVTTDLRDGDGAVWLEMEHDGWNELFGLNHQRRLYLDQRLDELRAEEKLFPTPGRKEMVRQIAAPYAIRFHLEPGVQASLARDRRSILLRGASGRGWWFRTDGPDVAIEPSVHIDAGLTRRSLQIVVRGSARTDSETKIRWKLSPAGASGEPT